The Deinococcus yavapaiensis KR-236 DNA segment CATGGCCGCGCTCCAACGGTCGTACTCCTCGGGCTTGAAGAGCTCACGGCCCTCGAAGGTGAGGATTTGAAACCACGATTCGATGGCGGCCATGTGCACGAGTAGCGCCCCGATGGAGTTGGCCTTGTCGTCGATGCGGTGATCGAGTTGCTCGACCGTGAGACCTTTGATTTCCCACAACGTCGTGAGGCGCGTGTAGTTCATCATGCCGACGAGGCGGGCGACGTGCGGCGTGTATCCTTCGAGATCTTCGATGAGCAAATACTGAGGATCGGGGGCGGTCATGCTTCACCGTACCACTCGCTCCCACCCGTGCACACGCTCCCGAATCTCCTCCCACTCCACGGCGGTCTGGCGACCCGCGTCGAACTCCGCCGTGAGGCTGACGTGGAGGGCACGCAGATCGGCGTCGTCTTTCGTCACGTCCCGTCCCGTGTGCGTCTTGACGAGGAAGATCAAGCCCGCGAGGCCCGAGTCTTTCGTGAGGCTGAGCTCCAAGGGCCGCCCGAGCAGCCTGGGCACGTCGAACGGCGCGTACATCGGCCAGAACTTGTTGAGTCCGTCCGCGTGAATGCCGGCGCGCGTACGATGCGCGTCGCGCCCGAAGAGCGGGTACTTCGGCGGCACGCCTTGCCCGAGCTCGTCGTACAAGGCGGCGAGGTCGTTCAACGCCGTGAAGTCGGGGGCGTTTTCCTCGAACCAGCCCATGCCGACCAGATGCAGCAGCACGCCTTCGAGCGGTGCGTTTCCGGTGCGCTCCCCCTTGCCGAGCAGCGTGCCGTTGACGGCGCCGCACCCGGCGAGAACGGCAGCGAGACAGTTCGCGACGACGAGGTGCGTGTCGTTGTGCGGATGGAACTCGAGGTCCGCCGCGTCCAGGCCAAGTGCGCGAAGCTCGCCGAACATGCCGGGAACGCTTCTCGGCCACGCGACGAAGTCGTACGGCAACCCCAGGCCCATGGTGTCGCACACGCGAAATTTCGGTCGCTGGCGCTCGCCGTAGGCTTCAGCGAGTTGAAGGACGGACGCCACGAAGGGCAGCAGGAACTCTCGGGGAGCGCGCGTCGCGTCCTCCAGATGCAGCCTCGGTCTCAAGCCCGCGTCGAGCACGGCCCGCACGGCGTCGAGGTACGTCTCGGCGGCCTTCGCCCGCCCGCCCGGCTTGAACTTGTAGAACGTGTGGTAATCGCTCGCCGAGGCGAGCATGCCCGTTTCACTCACTCCGAGACGTGATACGAGGTCGGCGTCCGAGCGCGTCGCGCGAATCCACGTCGTCGGCTCGACGGGAGCGCCGCTCGCGAAGCGTTCCAAGGCCGCCGAGAGCATCGCGCGGTCCGATTCTCGGTACACGAAGAACTCGGCTTGGCGAACGGCGCCGCTCGCGCCCGTGAAGGCGCACATGAGCTCGTAGATCCGAACGCCCTGATCGA contains these protein-coding regions:
- a CDS encoding pyruvate carboxyltransferase, whose protein sequence is MTNLVKDVPSPDLFPDAFPAQSFPRFVWKERPESLPTSVWTTETTHRDGQQGGLPLTVDQGVRIYELMCAFTGASGAVRQAEFFVYRESDRAMLSAALERFASGAPVEPTTWIRATRSDADLVSRLGVSETGMLASASDYHTFYKFKPGGRAKAAETYLDAVRAVLDAGLRPRLHLEDATRAPREFLLPFVASVLQLAEAYGERQRPKFRVCDTMGLGLPYDFVAWPRSVPGMFGELRALGLDAADLEFHPHNDTHLVVANCLAAVLAGCGAVNGTLLGKGERTGNAPLEGVLLHLVGMGWFEENAPDFTALNDLAALYDELGQGVPPKYPLFGRDAHRTRAGIHADGLNKFWPMYAPFDVPRLLGRPLELSLTKDSGLAGLIFLVKTHTGRDVTKDDADLRALHVSLTAEFDAGRQTAVEWEEIRERVHGWERVVR
- a CDS encoding DUF664 domain-containing protein, translated to MTAPDPQYLLIEDLEGYTPHVARLVGMMNYTRLTTLWEIKGLTVEQLDHRIDDKANSIGALLVHMAAIESWFQILTFEGRELFKPEEYDRWSAAMELGDRARTEIHGHDDAYYLDLLRSVRDKTLRGFRERDDAWLHESRPFWWARGNHYFMWFHVFEDELNHRGQIRLIKSRLPQALAVRGSA